The genomic DNA GAGATTAGTGCGCCTAATGAATCTCAAGGAGTTCTCATTCATTGCTTTTACAGTGGTCATTGGTCCTTCGCAGTTAGCCCTTCGGACGAAGATTCTGAGGAATTGCCTGCATGGCATATAGAACGTACTTGGGGTAAAACAAACTCTCATTCTGAAACACTTGAAATTTACTGCCCAAACAATTCAAGAGTTGAGGTCATTAGCAGAATAGAGTAAGCGCAGCTAACAAGGCCGTTAAACAAAGGACACAAAACAGCAGGCTGTGCTCCTTCGTCGCAAATTTTAGTCTGCTATTTTGTGCCGCTTAGCTTAGCGTTACTGAATTTCAGTCCTAAATCGAAAATGTCCATCAACGGGTTTTAAATATAACTCAGCTTTTGCCATTTAACGATTTAGAGCTAATAGGTTAAGGTCGCTTATGAGCCATCTAGGAGCACAACAAAACCATCAATAAATCTGGTATTCACCTTTAGGTTTATTGCTGTACATGAACGACTCGAGTTCCGACTTAAGTACTTCGACGATATCGGTTGTAAACGGTGTTCTTATTTCGCCAGAGTCTAAATACCTCAGTAAATCAACTTCATGTTTAATAGCTGACTGAATTGAGTAAGTAATAGGGTAGGTGACTTTAAACTGTTGATGTGAGATGACGTTATCAGGGTTTTCTATGTCAACGTAGAAGGTTAACTGTTCATTTTCTTCACAAATATCACTGCAAGTACCATGGTCTCGAATGTAATCCATGACTATATTTTTAATGAAAATATCGAACTCATTCATATTAATCCCTCAATATTTGCCCATCCATTGGGTACAACTAAAATCTAGCAAAGAATAATAAATCTAGCCAACGCTATTTTGCAGATTTTTGGTTAACCCTCTCTGAATAAGGGTTAATAAAATAGTAGAAGGAGTAATTAATTCAGCTCTTTACAGTAGTTTTTTATGAGGGTTTAGATAGAACATCTTCTTCCATCCTTGGGTTTCATTTGTCATTAACCAAGGAAGTGGTAGCAGAGATAAAATTGAATAGTGAACGTGTGACGGTTTACCAATTGCGTTACCAGAATTACCTAATGTGCCGATGGTATCACCTATTTTAACAAGGCTCCCACTCGCGACTGAAAGGCTATCTAGGTGAGAGAAGTAATGAATACGCCACTTTGGCCCTAAAATAGCAATAGCCTTACCACCCTTGTTGAAATGACCCGAAAAAACAACAATACCAGAGCTTGCAGCAGAAACGGTGGTTCCCTTCTTGCCAAATATATCAATACCTTTATGTACAACAGAAGAGCCCCAAGGCTCGAACCAAAAAGTTTCATGGTTCCAATCATTCGGTGTCGCTCCTTCAACAGGAATAATGGTTTTTTCTGGTATCAACATACCAATTAAGATTATCAAGCCTAAAGTAAGGAAACTATATTTTATGTATTTCATTGTCTTATCCATGACATATTTTTAATTAAAGCTGACCCATTAAACTCATTAATAGTCTAAAAAACAATACAAAACAACGCCACCTGTTGTTTGGAACACTCCGGCTCATAATGAGGAGGGAATTTTATGTACTTTAGAGTGAATTTTATCTTTAGTTTAAAGCGTGAGCCGTAAAAGGGAAGAAAGTGCTTCAAGCTATGATGAAGCACTGTTGATGAATCGATTAATTTGTAGATTAAATAATAACGTGGGGAGCGAGCTTATTAACTACGCGCCTAATTCAGCTCTTACGATTTCAGCACCTTGACTAAGTGCACTTAGTTTAGCCGTAGCTACATCTCTTGAAAGTGGTGCCATACCGCAGTTGGTGCAGGGGTAAAGCTTGTCAGCGTCTACATATTTGAGAGCTTCGCGCAACGTTGCAGCCACTTCATCGGGTGTTTCAATATCAGTGGTTGCCACATCAATTGCACCAACCATTACTTTTTTACCGCGAATAAGTTCAAGCAGTTCAATAGGTACGCGAGAGTTGTGACACTCCAGCGAAATAATATCGATATTCGATTTTTGTAGTTTTGGAAACACTTCTTCGTATTGACGCCATTCATTCCCAAGCGTTTGTTTCCAATCAGTGTTTGCTTTGATGCCATAGCCGTAGCAAATGTGTACGGCTGTTTCACATTTTAAGCCTTCGATTGCTCTTTCTAGGCACTTAATGCCCCAGTCATTTACATCATCAAAAAATACATTAAACGCAGGCTCATCAAATTGGATAATATCAACGC from Pseudoalteromonas sp. N1230-9 includes the following:
- a CDS encoding M23 family metallopeptidase, translating into MKYIKYSFLTLGLIILIGMLIPEKTIIPVEGATPNDWNHETFWFEPWGSSVVHKGIDIFGKKGTTVSAASSGIVVFSGHFNKGGKAIAILGPKWRIHYFSHLDSLSVASGSLVKIGDTIGTLGNSGNAIGKPSHVHYSILSLLPLPWLMTNETQGWKKMFYLNPHKKLL
- a CDS encoding methionine synthase; amino-acid sequence: MKKLLPTSTAGSLPKPSWLAEPETLWSPWKLQGAELIDGKQDALRVALQEQQQAGVDIVSDGEQTRQHFVTTFIEHLNGVDFENRKTVTIRNRYEASVPSVVGPVSRSKSVFVEDAKFLRSQTKQPIKWALPGPMTMIDTLYDAHYQSREKLAWEFAKILNQEAKELEAAGVDIIQFDEPAFNVFFDDVNDWGIKCLERAIEGLKCETAVHICYGYGIKANTDWKQTLGNEWRQYEEVFPKLQKSNIDIISLECHNSRVPIELLELIRGKKVMVGAIDVATTDIETPDEVAATLREALKYVDADKLYPCTNCGMAPLSRDVATAKLSALSQGAEIVRAELGA